In the Paenibacillus sp. FSL H7-0357 genome, one interval contains:
- a CDS encoding stalk domain-containing protein gives MTKSKTVLFSLLGLSLFYSASAHADTVTQTQITPKKISIYLDDRQLQAEVPPVSLRGAVLVPMRGLFEEQGAKLNWNNTAKIVTATKGDKKLTYRIGDTTAQLNGQSLQLDVPGQITDGYTLIPLRFVSEALGSSVTWEPVTQSVRIFSPITYETSILWGVNLRSAPDAQSGSVQSEMLPSGAKVHVIREVNALWLEVRTEDNQRGYISAKPKYSDYTSASLLDKQADALISYGKTYLGTPYEFGASPDQTKTFDCSSFVKRLFGDTLSIELPRVSYDQAKEGKKVGIDSLRKGDLLFFSARGLDIGHVAIYAGNNQILHTYSKDLNVHVEAFDGQWRKRFVTARRIL, from the coding sequence GTACTATTCTCTTTATTGGGCCTGTCCCTCTTCTACTCGGCTTCTGCTCATGCAGACACAGTGACCCAGACGCAAATCACGCCGAAGAAGATCTCCATCTATTTGGACGACAGGCAGCTCCAAGCCGAGGTTCCGCCGGTCAGCCTACGTGGCGCTGTGCTGGTTCCAATGCGCGGACTGTTCGAAGAACAAGGGGCCAAGCTCAATTGGAATAACACGGCAAAGATCGTTACTGCCACCAAGGGTGACAAGAAGCTAACCTACCGCATCGGGGATACCACCGCCCAGTTGAACGGGCAATCGCTCCAGCTGGATGTTCCCGGTCAAATTACAGATGGCTACACTTTGATTCCACTGCGCTTCGTCAGCGAAGCACTCGGAAGCAGCGTAACATGGGAGCCGGTTACCCAGTCAGTGCGGATCTTTTCTCCAATAACCTATGAGACCTCCATCCTCTGGGGTGTCAACTTGCGGAGTGCCCCGGACGCCCAAAGCGGCTCCGTCCAGTCAGAAATGCTGCCTAGCGGTGCGAAGGTTCATGTGATCCGTGAGGTTAACGCTTTATGGCTGGAAGTGCGGACCGAAGACAACCAAAGAGGGTACATATCGGCGAAACCGAAATACAGCGATTATACCAGTGCTTCTCTGCTGGATAAGCAGGCCGATGCGCTGATATCCTACGGAAAGACCTATCTAGGCACCCCGTATGAATTCGGGGCTTCTCCGGATCAGACGAAAACCTTTGACTGCTCTTCGTTTGTGAAGCGATTATTCGGGGACACCCTGTCCATTGAGCTTCCGCGCGTATCCTACGACCAGGCCAAAGAGGGCAAGAAAGTCGGCATCGACTCCTTGCGCAAAGGTGATTTGCTGTTCTTCAGCGCACGCGGCCTCGATATCGGCCATGTGGCCATCTATGCCGGAAACAATCAGATTTTGCATACCTATTCCAAAGACCTGAATGTTCACGTTGAAGCCTTTGACGGCCAGTGGAGAAAACGGTTTGTGACTGCCCGCAGAATTCTATAG
- a CDS encoding MerR family transcriptional regulator produces MHKGLTTGQISRITGVTVRALRYYDRIGLLKPSHFEGDTRLYNEEDIARLQKLSVLKFIGLSLEEMSTVMEIGSGSDLRSALQLQKQLIRQKIDHMESVVQAIDASMDYMEQQEQAADWEELARIIHMIRTERDWGRQYQNAARLQARTRLYDQFSTNPQGWHNWFFEYMLEATQELRSSSTRPLRVLDIGCGDAALWVRNRERIPPRLEITLADASPGMLEAARSALGAAAGRFQFRQADVMAMPFADNEFQIVIANHMLYHVEQLTPAFTEISRVLSPRGSFFASTMSSRHLREMEELAREFDPALRVLDDTLEQFNLDNGAELLQPWFPAARVERYPDSLVVTETGPLISYMTSTPMNAGKVLKGETLEQFMAFVERKMADQGSLVISKDMGVFTCRKL; encoded by the coding sequence ATGCACAAAGGCTTAACCACCGGACAAATCTCCCGGATAACCGGCGTGACCGTCAGGGCGCTGCGGTATTATGACCGGATCGGACTGCTGAAGCCCTCCCATTTCGAAGGAGATACCCGCCTGTATAACGAGGAGGATATCGCCAGGCTCCAGAAGCTCTCGGTGCTTAAATTCATTGGGCTTTCCCTGGAAGAAATGAGCACCGTGATGGAGATCGGCAGCGGGAGTGATCTGCGCAGCGCTCTACAGCTCCAGAAGCAGCTTATCCGCCAGAAAATAGATCATATGGAGAGCGTGGTCCAGGCCATCGACGCCTCCATGGACTATATGGAGCAACAAGAGCAGGCAGCGGACTGGGAAGAGCTGGCCCGGATCATCCACATGATCCGCACAGAAAGGGATTGGGGCCGGCAGTATCAGAATGCCGCCCGGCTGCAGGCGCGAACCCGGCTGTATGATCAGTTCAGTACAAATCCGCAAGGGTGGCACAACTGGTTCTTTGAATACATGCTGGAGGCAACGCAGGAACTGCGTTCATCCTCTACCCGTCCTTTGCGGGTGCTGGATATCGGCTGCGGCGATGCGGCTCTTTGGGTTCGAAACCGGGAGCGGATTCCGCCCCGCTTGGAGATCACGCTTGCTGATGCCTCCCCGGGGATGCTGGAAGCTGCGCGCAGCGCACTTGGGGCGGCGGCTGGAAGATTTCAGTTCCGCCAGGCCGATGTAATGGCCATGCCTTTTGCGGATAACGAATTTCAGATCGTGATTGCCAATCACATGCTGTACCATGTGGAGCAATTGACGCCGGCATTCACGGAAATTTCCAGAGTGCTTAGCCCACGGGGAAGCTTCTTCGCCTCTACGATGAGCAGCCGGCACTTGCGGGAGATGGAAGAACTCGCCCGCGAATTCGATCCAGCCCTCCGGGTACTGGATGACACACTGGAACAATTCAACCTGGATAATGGCGCAGAGCTATTGCAGCCCTGGTTCCCGGCTGCACGGGTTGAACGTTATCCTGATTCTCTTGTTGTGACGGAAACCGGTCCGCTGATCAGCTATATGACCTCTACACCCATGAATGCGGGCAAGGTGCTGAAGGGTGAGACACTGGAACAATTTATGGCTTTTGTAGAGCGTAAGATGGCGGACCAGGGAAGCCTGGTCATTTCCAAGGATATGGGCGTGTTTACATGTCGCAAACTATGA